CCGCGGGCGGTTCCGACGATGATCTGATGCGCCTCGCCGGGTGGCGGTCGCCACAGATGCTGCAACGCTACGGCGCGTCGGCCGCGGACGAGCGCGCCCGGGACGCCCACCGACGGCTCAGCCCGGGCGATCAGCTGTGACCCGAGGCGCAGCACCAACGACTGAGTAGCGGGGTCCTGTCTAGCGTGCGACGCGGTAGCGGAGGTAGACGACGCCCGAGTTGAAGGTGCGGTGCTCGACGAGTTCGAGGTCCGCGCGGCGTTCGTGGTGGGGGAAGTAGGGGATGCCGCCGCCGACCAGGACCGGGTAGACCATGGTCCGGTACTCGTCGATCAGGTCCAACGCGGCGGCCTCGGCGGCCAGCGTTGCGCCGCCGATCGCGATGTCGCCGTCGCCGGGTTCAGTTCGCAGCCGTTCGATCTCGTCGGCCAGGCCGCCGGTGGCCAGGCGGGCGGTGCCCTGCACGTCAGACCGGGTGGTGGAGAACACGACCTTTGGGAGCGGGTTCCACAGCGCGGCCCACTCGAGCTCGGCGTCGTCGAGGGAGGGGTTCTGGTCGGCGGTCTCCCAGTACAGCATGGTTTCGTACAGCCGTCGTCCCATGAGGTGGACGTCGACGTGTCGGATCTGGTCGATCCAGAAGCGGAAGACGTCGTCGTCGGGTACGGTCCAGTTGAAGTCGCCGTCGGGGCCGACGATGTAGCCGTCGAGTGAGACGTTCATCGAGTAGGTCACGCTGCGCATCAGCAGTCCTTCGGTCGCGGGTGCAACAGTACGACTGCCGGCCGTCGCACGACTCATCGCGGCTCGCGGGCTCGCCGCTACCCGCCTACACCCCGCAACTCCGAAGCGCCTCGAGTGCGAGCATCCTTACGACGCACGACCGCGCGAGACGATCGACGCCGCGTGGACGTTCGCCCGCGGTGCCAAGCGAAGCAAGGTTCAGCGCGGGGCGGCGTGGGCGGCGATCAAGGCGGCGAACGACGCAGGCAGCGCCGCCGCACGGAATGCAGCGCGCACGGCGATGAGCGCGGCATCGGCCGC
The sequence above is drawn from the Euzebyales bacterium genome and encodes:
- a CDS encoding dihydrofolate reductase family protein, which encodes MRSVTYSMNVSLDGYIVGPDGDFNWTVPDDDVFRFWIDQIRHVDVHLMGRRLYETMLYWETADQNPSLDDAELEWAALWNPLPKVVFSTTRSDVQGTARLATGGLADEIERLRTEPGDGDIAIGGATLAAEAAALDLIDEYRTMVYPVLVGGGIPYFPHHERRADLELVEHRTFNSGVVYLRYRVAR